A single genomic interval of Rosistilla ulvae harbors:
- a CDS encoding purine-nucleoside phosphorylase yields MTKHPNQQCPAERVLRTAEFIACKLAELPRVAIILGSGLGNLVDYIEDAIAIDYADIPNWGQSRIAGHSGQLIFGWLDSQPVIAMSGRFHRYEGWTTEQVSFPVRVLAAIGSHTLIVSNAAGGLNPKYRIGDIVVIRDHIDMLHGHPGQRFDYGIYPPQTRSDAPLRGASPYDQALSEKALETARLNGFPAHSGTYLATLGPTYETRAEYRFMRKIGADVVGMSTVPEVLQAQRIGMRVLGMSMVSNIARPDAPQRTDHADVLAAAQIAEPRMRAIVREAVQRSTTS; encoded by the coding sequence ATGACCAAGCATCCCAACCAACAGTGTCCGGCCGAGCGAGTTTTGCGGACTGCGGAATTCATCGCGTGCAAACTCGCCGAACTACCGCGGGTGGCGATCATCTTGGGCAGCGGGCTCGGAAACCTTGTCGACTACATCGAAGATGCGATCGCCATCGATTACGCCGACATCCCCAACTGGGGACAATCGCGGATCGCGGGGCACAGCGGCCAACTGATCTTCGGCTGGCTCGATTCCCAACCGGTGATCGCGATGTCCGGCCGCTTCCATCGCTACGAGGGTTGGACGACCGAACAGGTCTCGTTCCCGGTCCGCGTCTTGGCCGCGATCGGATCGCACACGCTGATCGTCTCCAATGCCGCCGGCGGGCTGAACCCCAAATATCGCATCGGCGACATCGTGGTGATCCGCGACCACATCGACATGCTGCACGGACACCCGGGGCAACGATTCGATTACGGAATCTATCCTCCGCAAACGCGCAGCGACGCCCCTTTGCGTGGCGCATCCCCCTACGATCAAGCGCTCAGCGAGAAGGCCTTGGAGACGGCGCGGCTGAACGGCTTTCCAGCTCATTCGGGAACCTACCTCGCCACGCTCGGCCCGACTTACGAAACTCGCGCCGAATACCGCTTCATGCGCAAGATCGGAGCCGATGTGGTTGGCATGAGCACCGTCCCGGAAGTCCTGCAGGCTCAGCGGATCGGGATGCGAGTATTGGGCATGTCGATGGTCAGCAACATCGCCCGTCCAGACGCTCCCCAACGCACCGACCACGCCGACGTCCTAGCCGCAGCCCAGATCGCCGAACCAAGAATGCGAGCGATCGTGCGAGAAGCAGTCCAGCGCAGCACCACCAGCTGA